Proteins co-encoded in one Salvia splendens isolate huo1 chromosome 4, SspV2, whole genome shotgun sequence genomic window:
- the LOC121801589 gene encoding uncharacterized protein LOC121801589 — MTTCNGSFCCTSSRTSIDSSISPFPKPLSLISNRTPFALQFGPTLPLLTLSSAPSRPVLVRAVASSGKSNNIDTKKEAEEEVEEDLPWIQEKALDLVEFTGSVTQTIPGPRVGQSSLPWMLAIPMAYLGVTFIIAVVKTVRKFNSPRQKRRKLVNKNAMLCISLDELFAKGMGEVNESALKELMQKTGFDMKEILRKYIRYVLNEKPFNPDLIANLIHLRKETQLEDSEVAGILNEISGRIVNDKGPVVMDISGYSEKGFKRKLAVQALFGKIYYLSELPEFCSRDSSLNVKTAFGVTDGDAEKLRLHTVSEVGGLDSLEKMVGESEEDEETKSSDDSAKAS, encoded by the exons ATGACCACTTGCAATGGCAGCTTTTGCTGCACCTCTTCCCGCACTTCAATCGACTCCTCCATTTCCCCATTCCCCAAACCCTTATCCTTGATTTCCAATCGCACACCCTTCGCCCTCCAATTCGGTCCTACACTTCCGTTATTGACGCTATCCTCTGCTCCTTCTCGCCCGGTATTAGTAAGAGCGGTGGCCAGTAGCGGCAAGAGCAACAACATCGATACGAAGAAGGAAGCTGAGGAGGAAGTGGAGGAGGACCTTCCGTGGATACAGGAGAAGGCTCTGGATTTGGTCGAGTTCACTGGCTCTGTCACTCAGACCATTCCAGGGCCGCGCGTTGGGCAGAGCTCGCTCCCGTGGATGCTGGCCATCCCGATGGCTTATCTCGGCGTCACTTTCATCATTGCCGTCGTGAAGACCGTCAGGAAGTTCAATTCCCCTCGACAGAAACGCCGCAAATTG GTCAACAAAAATGCTATGCTATGCATATCTCTGGATGAGCTGTTTGCTAAGGGAATGGGTGAAGTAAACGAGTCAGCTTTGAAGGAACTGATGCAAAAG ACAGGTTTTGACATGAAAGAGATTTTGCGTAAATACATCCGTTATGTGTTGAACGAGAAACCATTTAATCCAGACCTGATAGCAAATCTGATCCACCTCAGGAAAGAAACACAGTTGGAGGATTCTGAAGTGGCTGGCATTCTAAATGAGATTTCAGGAAGGATCGTGAACGATAAAG GTCCGGTGGTCATGGATATATCAGGATATTCTGAAAAAGGATTCAAAAGGAAACTAGCAGTGCAAGCTCTGTTTGGAAAGATCTATTATCTGTCCGAG CTTCCCGAGTTCTGTTCCAGAGACAGCTCCTTAAACGTAAAAACAGCATTTGGTGTGACAGA TGGGGATGCCGAAAAGCTTAGGCTGCACACTGTCTCAGAAGTTGGGGGTTTGGATTCACTAGAGAAGATGGTCGGTGAATCTGAAGAGGATGAGGAAACAAAATCAAGTGATGATTCAGCCAAGGCATCTTGA